The Chloroflexota bacterium genome window below encodes:
- a CDS encoding hydantoinase/oxoprolinase family protein — MSGPHPRYRIGIDTGGTFTDVVALDEASGTVWTTKTPTTPADPSIGFMNGVRKIRDVVGFEASEIAAISHGTTIATNALLQEQFPGLGLVVTRGFRHILEIARQSVPQGYGNSYFWVKPERIVPVHFVQEVAERKNVRGETLRPFDEAEAARAATWFREHGVTSIGVCFLHAYADGEHEQRMREIIRRVHPAAAVSISSEVLPEYREYERAVTTLVDAFVKPLVARYVGQIQARIEAEVGPTVPFYVMKSNGGVISAREVAEQPITTILSGPAAGALGSAHLGMAAGFDRILSLDGGGTSTDVALVTDGVPSLTTEGRVGRYPVKAPMIDIVTIGTGGGSIAWRGADGALRVGPRSAGADPGPICYGRGGTEPTITDAALVLGRIPPHLLGGEIPLDLELAAAGLDRLADGLGLSRERVAEGILEIAGWSQANAVRQVSVKRGLDVRDYALVAIGGSGPLLAGKLMDLLDVRAAVAPPSPGNVSALGLLTVDLKNDYVVTSVGFDDELQLERTEAAYQRLEGLARAALAREGFSDAEMRIERAADMRYFGQAWEVRVEVPSGPLTREAADAGVANFHTAHERVYGFSYRPTAPARPSGVPSPSQPPAPRQPGGSGAGPAGQGRQRVEWVNLRVTGIGPMRRPPVATLQPQDGTAPDRACTGTRPVYFDGAWVESPIYDRARLGVGDTLAGPAIVEEAGSTTVVFPGLRLRVDAWGNLLLTRP, encoded by the coding sequence CCATCGCCACGAACGCGCTCTTGCAGGAGCAGTTCCCGGGCCTGGGCCTCGTCGTCACGCGCGGCTTCCGTCACATCCTCGAGATCGCCCGCCAGAGCGTGCCGCAAGGGTACGGAAACTCGTACTTCTGGGTGAAGCCCGAGCGGATCGTCCCCGTCCACTTCGTGCAGGAGGTCGCGGAGCGCAAGAACGTGCGCGGCGAGACCCTCCGGCCGTTCGACGAGGCCGAGGCTGCTCGCGCCGCCACCTGGTTCCGCGAGCACGGCGTGACCAGCATCGGGGTCTGCTTCCTGCACGCCTACGCCGACGGCGAGCACGAGCAGCGTATGCGCGAGATCATCCGGCGGGTCCACCCGGCGGCGGCCGTCTCGATCTCCTCCGAGGTGCTGCCGGAGTACCGCGAGTACGAGCGCGCCGTCACCACCCTGGTGGACGCCTTCGTCAAGCCGCTGGTGGCCCGCTACGTCGGGCAGATCCAGGCGCGCATCGAGGCGGAGGTCGGCCCGACCGTCCCCTTCTACGTGATGAAGTCGAACGGGGGCGTGATCTCCGCGCGGGAGGTCGCCGAGCAGCCGATCACCACGATTCTGAGCGGTCCGGCCGCCGGCGCGCTCGGCTCGGCGCACCTGGGGATGGCAGCCGGCTTCGACCGCATCCTCTCGCTGGACGGCGGCGGCACGTCGACGGACGTGGCGCTGGTGACGGACGGCGTGCCCAGCCTGACCACCGAGGGGAGGGTCGGGCGGTACCCCGTCAAGGCGCCGATGATCGACATCGTGACCATCGGCACGGGCGGCGGCAGCATCGCGTGGCGGGGCGCGGACGGCGCGCTGCGGGTCGGCCCGAGAAGCGCCGGGGCCGATCCGGGGCCGATCTGCTACGGGCGCGGCGGGACCGAGCCGACTATCACCGACGCCGCCCTGGTGCTCGGGCGGATCCCGCCGCACCTGCTCGGCGGCGAGATCCCACTGGACCTGGAATTGGCGGCAGCCGGCCTCGACCGGCTGGCGGACGGACTCGGATTGTCGCGGGAACGTGTCGCCGAGGGCATCCTGGAGATCGCCGGCTGGAGTCAGGCCAACGCTGTTCGGCAGGTCAGCGTCAAGCGTGGGCTGGATGTGCGCGACTACGCGCTGGTCGCCATCGGCGGGTCTGGGCCGCTGCTGGCGGGCAAGCTGATGGACCTGCTCGACGTGCGGGCGGCGGTGGCGCCGCCCAGCCCGGGCAACGTCTCGGCGCTCGGGCTGCTGACGGTGGACCTGAAGAACGACTACGTGGTCACGTCCGTCGGCTTCGACGACGAGCTGCAGCTGGAGCGCACCGAAGCGGCTTATCAGCGGCTGGAAGGGCTGGCCCGCGCAGCGCTCGCCCGCGAAGGCTTCTCCGACGCCGAGATGCGCATCGAGCGGGCGGCGGACATGCGCTACTTCGGGCAGGCCTGGGAGGTGCGGGTCGAGGTGCCGTCCGGACCGCTCACCCGCGAGGCGGCGGACGCCGGCGTAGCGAACTTCCATACGGCGCACGAACGGGTGTACGGTTTCAGCTACCGGCCCACTGCACCTGCCCGGCCGTCCGGGGTACCCTCACCCTCCCAGCCCCCCGCTCCGAGACAGCCAGGGGGGAGCGGTGCCGGGCCGGCCGGCCAGGGCCGGCAGCGCGTCGAGTGGGTCAACCTGCGCGTCACCGGGATCGGCCCGATGCGCCGCCCGCCGGTCGCCACCCTTCAGCCCCAGGACGGCACGGCCCCAGATCGGGCGTGCACGGGGACCCGCCCGGTCTACTTCGACGGCGCGTGGGTTGAGTCGCCCATCTACGACCGCGCCCGCCTGGGGGTCGGCGACACGCTGGCTGGCCCGGCCATCGTCGAGGAGGCGGGATCGACGACGGTGGTCTTCCCGGGGTTGCGGCTGCGCGTGGACGCCTGGGGCAACCTGCTGCTCACCCGCCCGTAG